From the Alteromonas sp. CI.11.F.A3 genome, the window ATTATCTAGCGTAGCGGTATACCTATCTTGATGGCGAGTTTGGATGAACTTCCCCTGCCCCAAGGTTTCAGTTAAATACGCGTACGTATCTACCTCGTAATCTACACCGTTTAAATTAGACATGGCCAACCCCAATTTAATGGAGGTCGCACTGGCAATATGCGGTGTTTGCACTATCGGCGGGGTTTGCTGGGTTTGCTCAGCGCTCAGCGATGGTGACTTCACGTACCGACTATTAATGAGCTTATCAGCAATGGTTTTTACAAAGCCATTTGAGAGCAGTGAGTTTTTGGCATTGTCGCCGGGTAAAGGGGTTAACAATCCGTTGATATCAACCGACTTCACCCATGCCTCATAACCTACATTAGTGTTTTCACCCGATAAAGCATCACCATCATACAAGAGTTTTTGCGCTATCATTGCGGCAGTCATGCCACCCGCGCTAGCGCCTGTAAGTACATCTATTTCAATTTTGGGATTGGAAGGATTTTCGTTGTGTTCTTTAAGCGCGTTGATAATTTCATAAAGCGTACCCGCTTCATAAGAGCCCAAAGAAACGGCGCCTGATATGGCAATTGCAACGCGGTAGGTCATGTTACGCTCCTGAAAATTCAATATTTTTGAATCACCGAGAAAGCAGTCTCAGAACGCTGTTCCACAGCAAACAGGAGTAATATACCCTTGAAGCTTGTGTTATTGAAGCCTTCCTTTCACCCAAATTTTGACCAAGTTAACATTATCATCTACTAATAATACATTCGCATATTGCCCTGCTGCGAGACTGCCTAGCTTATGCTGCATACCCATAAACGTTGCAGGCGTACTACTGGCCATTGCACTTGCTTCGGTTAAGCTTGCGCCCAAGTCATGACAGGTATTTACAACGGCCCCATGCATATCTAAACATGAACCGGCCAAGGTACCATCTGGGGTGGTGAGTTTACTGCCACTACGCTTAATTTCTGTATTGAAAAACGCAAGCGTGTCTAGGTTGCTTCCCACGTGCGCCATGGCATCGGTCACCAACATTATCTTTTCTTTGCCTTTAACCTTTATAGCCAACTCGGCACTTTTAGGGTGTACGTGGTGATGATCCACAATTAACCCACAATACGCATTATCAAACAACAATGCGGCGCCCACAGCGCCTGGCGCGCGAGACGTAAACGCCGACATTGCATTGTATAAATGGGTGAACCCGGTTGCCCCAGCGTTAAGCGCATCGCTCACTTGTTCAAAACTGGCATTGGTGTGCCCTAGTGCAACCACTATCCCTTCTGCCACCATTTCTTTAATAAAACTGGAGCTTACACTTTCAGGTGCCACAGTTAACAGTACCTTGCCAATATCCTTTCGGCACAAGGTTGCCAGTTCACTATCACTAGGCGTACGAATAAAGCTTTCTTCATGCACGCCTTTTTT encodes:
- the nagA gene encoding N-acetylglucosamine-6-phosphate deacetylase yields the protein METITAHKVLTISGIQFNKTLCIEQGVIKSIRDATKQELADKYEGTLIPGYVDTQVNGGGGILFNHTPTYDALKTMANAHLQFGTTSMLPTLITDNAQTMASAADAVSEAIASNHPNIEGIHYEGPFLSAAKKGVHEESFIRTPSDSELATLCRKDIGKVLLTVAPESVSSSFIKEMVAEGIVVALGHTNASFEQVSDALNAGATGFTHLYNAMSAFTSRAPGAVGAALLFDNAYCGLIVDHHHVHPKSAELAIKVKGKEKIMLVTDAMAHVGSNLDTLAFFNTEIKRSGSKLTTPDGTLAGSCLDMHGAVVNTCHDLGASLTEASAMASSTPATFMGMQHKLGSLAAGQYANVLLVDDNVNLVKIWVKGRLQ